TAAGTTTGAAAGAGGGAGAAAAGTCGATGAAAGAACTAGGATGCCAATACGATATGTTGCAATTTGTGTCAGTGTGTCTTTATATTTCTATTTGCTGATTAGAATATGCTTGCTATACtcttatagtattttttttaccaaCCATGCATTGCAGATGTGGTCATTAGAATAGTTTTCTTTCGTCTTGATAGTTGATTTCTCGACATTACTTTGTTGCTTCAAAAGAGAGAGGTTATTGAAAGTTGCAACTGTTTTGCTTATGATTTATCATACAATTTTTGTAGTCTTCTTACTTGATTCTACCTGTTTGGTCAAATTAATATAAGCCCTCATGTTTATGTTTGTCATAGCATGTATTGTTGAGGATTACCATGCTGAAAGGGAAATTCTTTTCTCTTATATCAGATATAGTTCAGGGGCATGGAGGTTTTTATATGTTTCTTTCAAGAAGCGACGTTTCTTTGAAGATCAAGACTATCTGTTTGCAACAGGATGTTAAATCTTACCTTGAGAATCTGTTCTAGTAACTTACTATTGTCTCACATTCATAGAACTTCATCGAGTTGCTGTAATTTTTTGCCGAATTGTCCAGTTTGATAATGTTTGAACTATTAACAAACATTTCCAGGCAAAACACAATCTGAACTGATTCCTTGTTTTCATCTTTTAGCAATGGATATCTATGATCTGCTTCTTTGGTTGCTGTCTTGTGCAAGTGCAGCTGTGTTTTTATATTCAAATCTTCTCTGTCAAACAAGGAAATTGCAATATGTTACCTATCTAATGTGACATATATTCGATAGGCTGTAACATGTGACAAACTGCTATTCTTTGTCAAATTGAACATAATTATTCATCACAATAGTGTTAAATTTCAATACTAATAGATAGGCTGTATCTGGGATTTATAGAGTGATCATTCTGTATGTTATTGGAATggagaattagggtttttaAGGAGTAGTGATTTCCAATGGTGGAAGGTATAGAGCCTGAGAGATTGTTATTTGCCAAGTCAAGATAAGTTAAGTTGAGGGATGTTGCAATAGCTGGTGGTATGAATCCTTGAAAATTCTACATATGTTGTTAAAATGATTGCTGGTATCTAAGTGTGAGTAATGAATTAAATGTTAATAAAACAAGGAAATTAATAATGATCAACAAAAAAGGATAAATCCATACCACTTAATGCATTGTTATCGAGGTATATATGAAGAAGGGCTGTCATGTTCCCAATTTCTTTTGGAATCAATCCATTAAGTCCAGATGATGCCATGTTTAATGATTCTAAACTATTAAGATGACCAATCTCTTTCGGAATATTACCagtcaaaataataataatatgttgCATGTATTAATATTAGTGTATAAACCTGAATAAATTAGTTGTCGTTCTTTTGGTTGACAAATTGCAATAAAATAGTTGTCGTGCTTTTGGTCGACAAATTGCAACACACTATCGCTAAAAATATGTATCAACACTTTCTTATGCTTACACATAGTTGGGTCAAATTCtcaatctcataatatttgaaaatttaatattaaatcatgaattttatTCGTATTAATTGTTATACCCATACACAAAACGATGCATTTGCTGATGCTTAAAACGATGTTGTTTActtaaataataaaagaaaagaaaggaaagaaaagaaaatgaaaaaaatatttatttcagTAAAAAATTGTTTCAAGAATCACCAAAAGACATCGTTTCATATAAGCACTATATAGAGTAGATGGACCAATTTAGAAAGACTAAAACTTTGTGATTTAATATTGGTTTTCAAGACTATAACTAGGCAATTACATGAAGatccaacaaaaaaaaacatgaggGAAACACAATAAAATTTAAGTAAGCATAGAGAAAAGAAGATATACATACCATTTAACCTGTTGAAGCCAAGGAATAACAGGGTGAGCCGTGTCAAGTTCCCAATTTCTTTTGGCACCTCTCCAACCAAGCTGTTGTTGTACAAGGAAAGCACTTCAAGGCTTGAACATTGGCCCAAGCTCGATGGTATTTTTCCATACAACTTAGTGAAAGATATACGGAGCAATTTGAGGTTGTGAAGGCTGTGTTTGCACATGTCGGTTGGTAGCTCACTTGACAAAGATATTACAATTATTTCTTAATATTCTTGTTATAACAGAACAGAGAGGTGTCTCTTCACTTATGTGTATGTgcctcaaatattagtattcaTTTATAAGAAATTTATAAATCAGCAAAGACATCATAAGTTGTTGAATGTACAACAATGAGTCTCACAGCAGCAACTGCAGCTGCAGCCGACATTGCACTAAACAAGACAACGTTGAGCCAATGCCACTTCTTCTGCAGAAAACTCAGCCTGTTCTTCTTCGCGATGAGATACATGTGGTTTGCAAGAATGAAGGTGAGCGGGAACGTGCTCACAGCCCCCGTTAGGCTCATGAAATCTCCTAAAAATGGCAGCAACGCAGACACCAACGAGGTGATGGCTAAGTAGCCCCCTCTCACCAGGATTCTGAAAGACAGATTGCGCACAGCTAGAGCGCTACCCTTGATGCCGAACTTTGTATCTAAATACTCATACATCGGACTTGCAAATATCTGGAAATGAGAAGATGTTAAAAGCAGCTTCTACTAGAAAGATGTTGATAGACATTATGATATTAGGAAGGTTCTTACATGCAAAGCAATGACTGTTTGCAAGAAAGCACAGATGTTAGCAAAAGTCTTCACCCAGATTGGACCCTTAACGTTGTTCAGCAAGTAGGCCGATGTCTCGGATCCATAAGCCCAGTATCCCATGAAGGTAACTGCATACATTGGCAGAACCCCAACTGTGAACTGGAAATACAGAGCCTTCATCATGTTCTGAACGACCGGTGGTCTCACTGTGGCCTGTCGAGATGAGATTGTTTATGATTCAGTCTCATTCTCGGAAGCATTAAGAAGTGTAAAGACTACAGTTTGTATATCTACCTGTATTTCTGGAAGCATTCCGGTGTTGAAGGCGAAAACAAGATTTGCTGCTGCACCTATAATTGTGAAAATCTTGCCTACTTTTGTTCCAGGAATGCTGTAATCTCTTGGAGGAGCATTTATGCCTACCAAAATGCATGATCCAATAAgctaaaatatcaacaaaacatGCCGCAGAAATAATGGATGCGAAATGCTCAACAGCATTCTCGGAAAACAGAAAAAGAGGTAGCAAACTGTACCATCTTTAAGCGCCAGTGAAAAACCTACAACGATGTATACAAGGCTGAAGAACGTAGAGAACGCCAGCCAAATACGCAGCGCTGATAAATGAGGTATGCAAATAGCAAATACACCACAGGCAAGGCCAGCTAAAGCAATAAAGTACGGGAGCTTCATATCATTGTCGTCTCTAAACAGAACATACACAGCCTGCACGGTGCAACACAATcgaaagaatcaagaaaacggtGGAAACAGCCATGCTTCTGCAACAGAATCACATGTAAGAAACAGTATATCACCTTAAGGGCACTCCCGGCTAAAATAATATATCCAACGTTGATCATGAAGAGATTCACATACTGGAGTCCCCATGTAAGAGCATATGCATTTTTACCTGCACGACCAAAGCATCATCATGCGGTTAAAACATGATTTTCCAAGTAATGCAATTCTAATAAAGATTTAGCAAGTCCCACATTTCTGCTTACCATAGATAAATCCTGCAAGGTCTCTATACCTGATGTGCCTCTTTCCTCCAAATTCATGAAGCTTGGCAACTAAAGTATTCGCGTACAAAGATATCATCGTAGCTAGAATAAGCCCAACCACGCCACCTACCCAGCCCAACGGAACCATGATGGTGCCCGAGTATCCTAGCACGTAGGCACTGTTTATCCCAGTTGTGAGAACAAATCCCACTTGAAACCACGAGTCTACATTGAGATCATCAAAGATGAAGTTAGCCTACAATACTCCATTAAGAGAAAAATAACAAATAGTGAATTCCCTCATCACTTTACTATACACTAAATATAAACTTAATTTTAAGTTAAAAATCTTTTCTTAGTTTTTTAAAGTAGAGTGCTCCAAGATACTATTGCTTTTGAGAAAGCAACTGATGTAGCATAAAAACTGCAAAACATAAAGGAGTTTAACTGAATCAAGAATTCCAGAAACTTgatgatttcaatttttttaaaaaaaattattcaaaatccattcagtataaaaaaaagtagtactactagCATTAATTCATTCAGCAAACATCCTAAGAATTATGGCATCATTACaattctattaatagaagtaaTCATGAAAAATGGCAAATTCAACCCCCGCATCAAAATCCAAAAGAGACTAAACAGTAAAGCCAAAAAACCAAATCCAACCAACTTccaaaacacacacatacacataaagccaaaaaaacaaaacttaaaaaattgtcagaaacaagaaaaaagaaagaataccGTGGCTAATCTGATGTGCAGTATCCGGCATTTCAATATCCAAATGATAATCGGAGTGCACTTTTCCATCACCCCCAACGACGCCGTTTCCTTCGGGAAACTCCATTTCTTCCGCCAGCAGCCGCCTcgcctccttctcctcctcttcgCCGCTATCAAACTACAAAGCTACGAATCCgtaaaaattcaagaaaaatcaagaaaacacacacacacacacacacaatttaGATAGAAACGAGCGTGTGTGGGAATGCGCTCACGATCTGGGGAGAGGACAAATGGCTGCGGGGCTCCATTCATTGGGGGCTCGTTACATATTTAGCCGCGCTTCTCGGGATCCTTCGTGTAAACGGAGTATGATTGTATGCGCTGACTGAAGCACTATTTTCGGCCGTTGATGCTGCTGCGCCGTGGATTTGACTCGATCCACGGCTGAGCTTCTGCCACGTCGATTTTACTGGATTTATTTCAGTCGGGATGCGTGTGCAAACTGGAATTGTGGACTCTTCGGTTGGGCCCCACTTTTACCGTTTTTTTCATGCCAGCAAACAAatcaaatgcatatgtatgtcATTAACGAGAATGATATGACAAAAGTAGCCACCTAATTACTCTTACCAATTAATGTTTGATAACGAGACAGGTCATGTGATTTCTCAAAATTTGTTAATATTTCTGATTTAAGAACAAATTAATGCTAATTGCTCAACTATTTTGTTTATCTGTGTGGTAGAGATTCCATATCATTTATTCGAGCTCTACGTAACAACTTTTGTTAACAAGTACTTACTTATATTGCAGCATTTTTTGAAAATGCGATACCGTCGCCTTGGGGCCtccacactccggcccgacattATGTGAGGGGGTTAAATCTAGGTACGCAGTAGCTCGTTAAGGGGAAGACCTTAACAAATAGTTATATTACCTTTCATAATAAGCATGGTTGATTAAATAAAAGTCTGACCTATTCATATCTTACGCCATCGATAATTTTGGaaagtcaaataatttatgTTTGAATACTGCGCCATATAATATTGAGCAACAAGGTAGTTGTTgatactataaaaaaaactatagtTTCATGAGTATATATGAAACAATACGTTGTGTAATTTGTTGCttctctaaaaaaaattaatctgtTGCTTCAGTCAACTTAATTTTTATATAGTAAAATTATCCGATTAGTATTTACATGTTTCATGGTGTGATCGAAATATTTGGCGAACACTTAACATATTGTACTCCACTACATAAAGACACATAATTTTGCACCTGTAATACTATACCACTAGGCCATTTATAAGGAGCAGGATTTATTGTTGACTCAAAAATACAATCTTAAGGTGattagaaaattatttaaatttgtgaAACTATCGTTGGCCCAAGTTGCATCTTAAGGTGATTAGAAAATTATTTAAGACCGCTGACTGAGTATATCGGAATTCCATATAGAATGTGTGTTTATAGTCACATCTAATTGATTAGTGGTCTAAAATGCAAAGACAGGTGCACcattaatgtaaataaagtaacaCAAAGTAATCGAATAATTTCTCACTTTTTCTCTTTAAGCTGGAAATTGGAATTCAAAGATTCTGtcgtttatttattttgtaattaacTGATAATATTATTCAATCATATTCCCTTACAAACCAAATAAGGTGGAAAACTAGTTGACGAAAAAAGTGGTCCATTCTAGTGATGCTTTGGCCATACGATTATTTTCCAATGATTTGATTAATCGCATTGGAAGGAGGAAATGATTAATGGtcctttttttagaaaaaaaaactatactaaAATAGGAGTATTGTACTGCTAGATTTCAAGCAATCTTTGAAATTATTGTTGCAAGCAATGGAACATATCTCTCCGTCTCTCCAAATAGCTAAGATGTATCTTTGCTTTTGATTTTCAGTACCCCTTTCATAGAATATGACAAGGAATTCAAGATTTTTATGTTCTACTTCATCTCATGGTCTATTTGGGATATTCGAAATAAGATTACTTTTAAAGCTTTCAATCCCAATTGGAAGTTCAAAGAGAGACGACTATTTTGGTGTTTAAGTATGTGAGTGAAAGGATGGTACCCAGAATTTCCATTATTCACGGCGCAAGTGAAAAATTTTAGCTACTTTAGACTATGGAAGGCTTTAAGGAACCCAAACAAAGGTCAATATGTTCACTATGAAAGAATGACTCCATGGAATGTGGGTGGATTTTTGAGATTTTAAGACGAAAGGTCGAGAAAAAACTACTTTTATGACATCTTGGTACTTGGGTCAATGGTTGGTGTGCGGGTGAAATTTGAAATTAGTAGTGATCACTGAATCTGCAAAGAGGTAAGCCAAGTTGATTTCAAGTTTTTTTCTAAAGTTTTTGTTAATTCATTCTTATGTGATCACTTATTTAGCCTTTGAAGATCATTAAGTTGTTTTGATTTTTGCTTTGTTGTGCTTAGTGTATTTTCAAATTGTGTAATATCTTTTTGGGGTTTGTCTTGTTTGGCTCTCCTAGTGTTACGACTTGAGCCATGTCTATGTTTTATCCAAAAAAATGACTTGATTTTGTTTTCCacttattttttaatcataGTTAAAATTCTTTAATACatagatataaatataaaaaaatactgaCTTTATCAGCCCTAATCTCTAAGTACAACTCTCATAAATCTAAAACTCTATAATCCGATAAGCCAGTTAGGATACAAGGCATACATTCAAGCCCGTATTCATCTTTCCAATAAAATTTTCCGCAGCATTTTTTACTCCTATAATGGTTGGATCTACCGATATTTTTTGAAAACTCACTTTTTTGGGCAGAAATTTTGAATGAAGTAGGCCTTGACATAAAGCCCAAAAAAGCCCATGCCCAAATATATCTAAACTACAATTGCCCAACCATATGGATACAATAACAATACGTCACATACTATCATTCTATTATTACTGTTCCCTCGCATCAACACCtcctctaagagcatctccaatggtcggcgaGCGAGCGGTTCGCCGATTATTtgcgctcgccgaactattacAGCCGGCGaacgccaaatcggcgagaatttcggcgagggcacgccgattcccgggaGTTTGCCGATTCTctcgccgatcggctcgccgctattgcagcctcccgatcggcgaggaaccggcgagctaatttttttttaattttcgaaacactatatatacgcgatttgcacgacattttcattcgcaccacttattttaacgagtactctctctatcttaatttctgtacaagatcaacaacgcgaaatagatctcaacaacgagccaacTTCAGGgtcgagcgggtctcaaactcccgcggtccccgtgggaggtggatggaatcagatgcccgggtaataaaacaacatgtacccttggcagcagatgatgcccgggatggcatctggtggtggtatgccgggatggcaggggatgccggaGGGTCAGGGGGGACCGGGGATGCATCCCGGGATGCCGATGATGCCgaggtgggcacccgggatgcaggggAAGCATGGTACACCGTGGgggcaggggacgccggggggctctgacgtctatcgccccaacTTTGATTTTGGTACTGctgcttcgcacacatcgaccccaacggatacGCAGTTCCAGGGGATTGAGtccttctccttagaggagttgggtatAGATCTCGGGGCACCGGACACTCCCGTGGGGCGGGGTCCCCGCCCCacggggtcggggcgcgcccaagaagaagaaggggaagaaggtGGTCGGCGAGTCATCGCAGACGGAGGTACAGAGGAAGTGGACAGACgtggagaacgtcgcgctgtccaaggcgtgggtgagtgtttgcgatgacccTCTCGCCtcaaacaatcagaggatcgttaacttgtgggctaaaataatagcaacctacaaggcattttgcccagaggggaggccacgcagcggggaggagtgccggaaggggtggaaCCGAATCCGGTCTGGGGtgtcccgattttcgggcttgtacaccaacgccctccgaatgAAGTCCAGCGGCCAAACTGACGACGACTGCAGGAGGCTGGCGGAGAAAGAGTTCCCCCTGCTAGGGctttacaaggacttcacctactggaactgctacgaggtgCTAATGGACTCTGAGAAGTTTTAGGCAGGAGTCAACGCGGGCTacccgaagaagcagcgcctgaactattCAGGTGATTACGCCGGAGGTAACaacggcggttcccacgacctccccgaagatGCTCAGGAGACACCGTCCCCTCcctcgtttactcgccgcactcgcccggttggtcaaagacGGGCGCAACGCCCTCGCCAGAGGTCCCAGGAGGttcagtcggcatccccctgttGGCAGCTCGACAGCCGACCTCGTCTTCTTGGCGCGTCAACAAGCGCGGGCTCAAATGATCAAGGTCATAGATCAATGGAAGAatgcaactgaccccgaggagaagagtttttttcacgccgtgctcgtgagtatgcgacaggatttgaatcccggcgcggcacaggtggggggctctggcgcgggctcagatgccgcagatttgggggtcccggatagcggcgacgacggcAAGGAGTGAGGcggtgccggaaggggtgggccCGTGCGTGgattaagattttttttaagtaatgtaatttttttttacttttttttaattaatgtatttttaaaaatttaatattattagagaattttcccgtatatgtgtcgtaagtttaattccgtattttgtatgattgtttaattatttgtttttagtgctaatgatgtggcaaggctatggctgagctattgcttgtccagttgcttgtccagctgatgtggcaggaggaatttagtgctactgatgtggcatggc
This sequence is a window from Salvia splendens isolate huo1 chromosome 14, SspV2, whole genome shotgun sequence. Protein-coding genes within it:
- the LOC121763255 gene encoding proline transporter 1-like isoform X1 — translated: MEPRSHLSSPQIFDSGEEEEKEARRLLAEEMEFPEGNGVVGGDGKVHSDYHLDIEMPDTAHQISHDSWFQVGFVLTTGINSAYVLGYSGTIMVPLGWVGGVVGLILATMISLYANTLVAKLHEFGGKRHIRYRDLAGFIYGKNAYALTWGLQYVNLFMINVGYIILAGSALKAVYVLFRDDNDMKLPYFIALAGLACGVFAICIPHLSALRIWLAFSTFFSLVYIVVGFSLALKDGINAPPRDYSIPGTKVGKIFTIIGAAANLVFAFNTGMLPEIQATVRPPVVQNMMKALYFQFTVGVLPMYAVTFMGYWAYGSETSAYLLNNVKGPIWVKTFANICAFLQTVIALHIFASPMYEYLDTKFGIKGSALAVRNLSFRILVRGGYLAITSLVSALLPFLGDFMSLTGAVSTFPLTFILANHMYLIAKKNRLSFLQKKWHWLNVVLFSAMSAAAAVAAVRLIVVHSTTYDVFADL
- the LOC121763255 gene encoding proline transporter 1-like isoform X2, with amino-acid sequence MEFPEGNGVVGGDGKVHSDYHLDIEMPDTAHQISHDSWFQVGFVLTTGINSAYVLGYSGTIMVPLGWVGGVVGLILATMISLYANTLVAKLHEFGGKRHIRYRDLAGFIYGKNAYALTWGLQYVNLFMINVGYIILAGSALKAVYVLFRDDNDMKLPYFIALAGLACGVFAICIPHLSALRIWLAFSTFFSLVYIVVGFSLALKDGINAPPRDYSIPGTKVGKIFTIIGAAANLVFAFNTGMLPEIQATVRPPVVQNMMKALYFQFTVGVLPMYAVTFMGYWAYGSETSAYLLNNVKGPIWVKTFANICAFLQTVIALHIFASPMYEYLDTKFGIKGSALAVRNLSFRILVRGGYLAITSLVSALLPFLGDFMSLTGAVSTFPLTFILANHMYLIAKKNRLSFLQKKWHWLNVVLFSAMSAAAAVAAVRLIVVHSTTYDVFADL